GAAGAAAGCTCCTGTTCTGTTGTCTGTCTACAGGAGACAAAACGTGAACACTTTGATATGTCCTATGTCAGAAAGTTTGCTCCAAGACGCTTTGATAAATTTGATTACATTCCGTCTGTTGGTGCGTCGGGGACTCGGGGGGGCATTCTAGTTATCTAGAACAGTGCTATATTCATGGGGATTGTCATTGACAAACAGCAGTACGGCATCACATTCAGTTTTCGTTCTATGCATAATAACGAGATCTGGAAGCTGACCACAGTTTATGGCCCGTGTGATGAACCAGCTCGTTCGGAGTTTATCAACTGGTTTAGAAGTCATGAGATTGATGATTACGAGAACTGGATCTTTCTGGGGGATTTTATCTTCTATCGATCTCTAAGCAACCGCAACAGAACTGGAGGAAATCTTGGTGATACTTTCATTTTCAACGATGCTATTGGGCACCTGGGTTTAGTTGAATTACCTTTGAAGAGGAGAGCATATACCTGGAACAACATGCAATCAGACCTATTGTTGGAACAGCTAGATTGGTTCTTCACGTCCCCAAATTAGACAGTCGAGTACCTAAATACAGAAGTATTGCCTTTGGCAAAGATTACTTCAGACCATCTTCACTGCCAGATTGTGATCAGTACTAGAATCCCCAAGGCAAATGTTTTTCGTTTTGAGAACTTTTGGGCTGAACAAAGTGACTTCGTAGATACAGTACAAGAATGCTAGAATTCTGCAGCTCCAATGATAGACGCAGCTCGTACCATCTCCGCAAAATTTAAAACACTAAGATCAAGGCTGAAAATCTGGAGTAAGCATCTATCGAATCTCCGTCTACTTATAAGTAACTGCAATGCCATCGTTAGCTTTCTGGACTCCCTAGAAGACTAGAGAGGGCTATGTAGCCCATAAGCAAATCTCAGAATAGTTGTCAGAAAGCAGCTCAAGACTTGGCTTCGGTATAAGAATATCTATTATCTATTGGCGTAATAGATACACAGTCAGTAGGATAAAATTTGGTGATGAGTGCACGAAGTTTTTTCATGGTATGGCCACAATTTCGTACAGAAGAAATGCTATCTCACAATTGAAGAATGAGCAAGGGGTCTGGATTCAAGACCATGAAGGAAAGGCAGGTCTTTTAAGGTCTTCCTTCAGACATCGTATGGGtacgacatcttcaccaaatatGCTCTTTGACCTGTCAAGCATGGTTACTCCGGTAGATGGTCTGGATTTTCTTGTTGCTCCCTTCTAAGTTGATGAGATTGATTCTATTGTTAAGCGCATGCCAGCTGACAAGGCTCCTAGACCGGATGGCTTCAACGGCTTGTTCTTAAAAAAAATGCTGGCAGTTTGTCAAAAGTGACTTCTATGCACTTTGCTCGGTTTTCTTTCAGGGGTAGGCCAACCTGGAATGCATCAATACTTCCTACATCACCCTTGTTCCTAAGAAGGATAGTCCAGAGACAGTGAATGATTTCAGACCGATCTCGTTGATGAACATCTCCCTCAAGCTAATAACCAAGATTTTGGTAGATCATCTATAGACAGTTATACTGAGATTGGTCCATCAAAACCAATATGGTTTCATTAGATCCAGAACTATACAAGATTGCCTTGCATGGAGTTATGAGTACATCCATCAGTGTCATCAATCAAAAAGAGAAGTGATCATTTTGAAGTTAGACTTCGAGAAAGCCTTTGACACGATAGAACATTCCACCATAATCCAGGTCATGACACATTTGGGGTTGCCTGATAGGTGGATTCTTTGGGTACACCGTATCTTGTCATCAGGATCACCAACGATATTATTAAACGGTGTACCTAGGAAATTCTTCAAATGCAAAAGGGGAGTGCGTCAAGGGGACCCCCTGTCCCGAGCAGCAGAACTCTTGCAAGTGCTAGTTAACAAAGCAGCGAGCATGAATATATTGAAACGACCTCTACCACATCCGAATGAGGATTTCCCCATTGTTCAGTATGCGGACGATACATTGATGCTCCTCCAAGCTGATGCCAGACAGCTAGTCTTCCTGAAAGCAATGCTACATAGTTTTGCTGAGTCAACGGGTTTGCATGTCAACTATAGAAAGTCACAGATGTACCCAATCAATGTTCCTCCGAACAAGATGACCAGATTAGCCAGTACATTTGGTTGTGACGTGGGCTCGATGTCCTTCACATACTTGGGCTTACCCATGGGGACTACCAAGCCTAAAATAGATGATCTCACTACGATGATGGATAGGGTTGAACGCCGCTTGTCAGCCTGCTCCACCTGGCTCTCATATACTGGTATTGGAGATGATAAACTCAGCAATCACTCCGATCACTACCTATGTTATGTGCACCATCAAGCTATCGAAAGGAGTTATTGAGAACATTGACAGGGCAAGAAAGCAGTGTCTTTGGAGAGGGAAGACTGCAAAGAAGAAAGGGGGTAATTTAGTTGCTTGGCCAACTGTCATGATGCCCAAAGAGAAAGGAGGCCTGGGGATTATCAACCTTCGCTTGCAGAATTATGCTTTACTCATGAAGCACTTGAGTAAATTCTATAATAAAGCTAATATCCCTTGGGTTCGTTTAGTCTAGAGCAAATATTATACCAATCGTGTTCCACATGTTGCCAGAGAGATGGGATCCTTCTGGTGGAAGGATGTGCTTCGCCTCTGTTCTTTTTAGAGGAATTGCTAAATGTGAATTGGGCAGTGGGGCCTCGGTATGCTTTGGGATGACCTGATCTGGCTAGATGGAATTTTAGCGCATAAATACCCAAGGCTAGCCTCCTTTGCAAAGTCTGATGGCATTTCAATTCTTGAAGTCATGCAAGCTGAGGATCTAGACACTCTTTTTATGCTGCCTCTCTCTGAGGAAGCCCTTGGTGAACTTGAAACTCTATAGGAACAGTTGCAAGAGATAGATTATGATCAAGATTCTACCGACAAATGGGTACCAATGTGGAGTAATAATTACACTTCTCGACGGTTCTACTCCCATATCTTCAGTGCCATTGAGGCGCACCCAGTCTACAAGATGATCTGGAAGTCAAGATGCACCCCAAGAATTAAATTCTTTTCATGGCTCATTTTGCTGGATCGGCTAAATACAAAATCTATGCTGCAGAGGAGACACCTAAATGTACAAGGCAGCCCGGTCTGTGTCATGTGCAACTCGGGAGAATTGGAGACCATAGAGCACCTTTTCTTTGACTATCCTTTTGCACAAGAGTGCTGGTCGGCGATTGGCATCACCTGGGATGAATCTCTGCAGCTATTGGATAGATTAACCCAAGCACGCTCATCACATGTCATCCCCTTCTTCACTAAAGCAGCGCTTATAGCAGCTTGGGAGCTCTAGAAGCTGCGCAATGATAAGGTCTTCCAAAGACGAGATCCAAGTCCAGGACTCTGGTTATCTAATTTTAAGAGTCAATGTTTGCTTCAATCTGTTAGGCTCAAAGATGACCTGCTGTCATCCTTTTGTGTTTGGCTTGCTGCTTTTAGTTAATTACTATTTGTATAAACTTCTGCcttttttaaattaatgaaaatcctTTAACACTGTGGGGATCTCCCCCACAGTTTTTTGCGTAAAAAAAAACGTGGACAtagacaagccttggtggcgagctgaaccacaggataaatcttgtgtcttgtcccCTCTATGTTGATTTGCATTATTTGTGTTCCACTCGATCTACTTGGTTGTGTGTGTTTGTGAGTGCAGGTACTTAATGGACTTACCACTGGACATCTCCATGCACATCTTCAAGTTTGGGTTCTAGGCGTAGCTGCTGTTGAAGCTCTCTGCGCAGGCGCGGCAGTGCCACATTCTCAGTGAGGCAGTGTTGCAGTACGGCAGTGCCGCATGATGGAGCAGCAGTGTCGCGCACTCTACTAATCTGCTGCAAGTTTTATTTGTTGTTAATTTTCAAaagcgcctattcaccccctctaggcgacatcaaggttctttcaattggtattggagctaGGCTCTCAAATTCGAGCTTAACCACCTTGAGAGACGACGTCGACAAGTGGGGAGGTATCTCTAGAACTTCTActtttagatggttcaaattatgTATCTTGGTCCGCTAGTGTGCTTACTATTTTTAAGGACATGGGTCCTCATATCGAGCGGATTGTAGATGTAAGCATTTCTCCTCCTAATGATGATTTGGTCATCTTATCTAAagaggaagtgaaatgcttacaacACAATGCTCAAGCTACTAATGTCTTAATTTGAGTAAAGATATTTTTGATGCCgtcatatttggagatggtgaaCTGCTTGAggatgctcatctcatttggaccatgCTCAAAGAAAGATATGACAAGTGTAAATGTGATGAGAAGTTGCTCTCATTGGATGAACCACTTGAGGAGTGCTCAACTTCACCAACAAATGAagagcctcaagtgattctccCAAATGGTCAAAGtgatcatgccacatccacttccTCACCAACATATGTGAATGGTAATGAAATGGTTGGTGAGAACAATGcttttacatgtggtacttctacttcctttagttcttgtgagactaacattttgaaggaaggAGAAGCTTGTGATCGATGGAggccaaatgatgaatccacctcaCCAAGAAACTTAACTCTCTGTGCCACTTCTCATGTGGGTCTCATGGTAAAGAAAGAGAAGAGTgtggcaagtgagagtgagagtgaaagTGAAAttgaaagtgaaagtgaaagtgagagtgagagtgagagtgagagtgaagatgaaagtgatgatgatgatgagttgaATCAACACTTGGCACgtctaagcaagaaagacaagttgatggtgctcaagctCAGAGAaaattcaagagcaagaagaaacaCTTCACGACCAAGAAGTGTTTCTCATCAAcaagatcaaatgcttggagaagttgaccaaaaagcatgaaaagctaaagtgctctcatgctagTTTGGTTGAAAGGTATGAAAACTTATCAATTGAGCAAACTCGTACTATTAACTCTCCATCTTGTGTTGCTCAATTATAAGATGAGAATTATGTGCTCAAGGACAAGATGGAAAGGCTCACTAGTAAGAATGAGACTTTGCAAGAAAGTCATGATGGGCTcttgtgctctcatgagaagcttatggatTCCCATCTCATTCTAGAAattgctcatgaggttgtggtaacaaTGGTAAAATTATACCTACTTCGCACTCACAAGTGCACATGTACACAAGTTCCATatattttatcatgtgctaacaatTGTTGCTCTCAAGTAAGCCAACCTTCCATTGAGCATGTACTTATAGAAACTTGTGATGATTCCATTGCAAAAGAAAAtgaagagctcaaggaagaggtTGAGAGGCTAAGaagggacttgattcaatggaagggcaagtgcaatgctcaaccttctcaagataaccatgaagacatggtgaagaagcttgagaagggatcaacAGATGAATGCATCAAGCCCCATCTAGAAGGTCACAGTCCAACAATGGCAAAGTCAAGGGGAAATTTGGAGAAGTGCAATCTATCCAGAATGTAGCAGTCCCACTCAAGGTTGTGAAGGTTCCAGGATGCGGCAGTGCCTCATcctagagcggtagtgccgcacctaggCAGAACAGCAAAGCCTCCAAGGCCACCAAGGTGCAACTTCAACCAAAGAAGACTCATCACTTGCTTCAGGTGCAAGGAGGGTCACCATGTAAGAGATTGCCCCTTGAAGAAAGAAAATAAAGGCATGAGAAAgattcaagagaagaagaagatggctcatgtcaagtgcCTCAAGTGTTCCAACATGGGACACAATGCCTCTATGT
This DNA window, taken from Miscanthus floridulus cultivar M001 chromosome 13, ASM1932011v1, whole genome shotgun sequence, encodes the following:
- the LOC136499664 gene encoding uncharacterized protein; the protein is MLKERYDKCKCDEKLLSLDEPLEECSTSPTNEEPQVILPNGQSDHATSTSSPTYVNGNEMVGENNAFTCGTSTSFSSCETNILKEGEACDRWRPNDESTSPRNLTLCATSHVGLMVKKEKSVASESESESEIESESESESESESESEDESDDDDELNQHLARLSKKDKLMVLKLRENSRARRNTSRPRSVSHQQDQMLGEVDQKA